Proteins encoded together in one Mastomys coucha isolate ucsf_1 unplaced genomic scaffold, UCSF_Mcou_1 pScaffold16, whole genome shotgun sequence window:
- the Kprp gene encoding keratinocyte proline-rich protein, with translation MCDQQPIQCCVPIPQCCVKGSSFGPSQFPYANNQVLVEAPCEMQILECAAPCPVQVSQTPCQSSTTEVKGQAPCKTTKVKCQAPCQSKTTQVKCQPKTTEIKCQAPCQTQVSCVQCQAPCQPQVSYVQVPQPPQTYYVECAPVYYTETRYVEYPVSTYVPAPAPQPAYTYVECPSVGQGQGSFSTQYQYQGSYGGCTSQSQSRGSYSSCGPQHQSQASYSYCEPQLQSGPSYTNCGPQRQSQASYGSCTSQLQSRASYSNCSSQRRSGGSFSTCAPQCQSQGTYGSFSSQRRSQSSSRCLPPRRLQPSYRSCSPPRHSEPCYGSYLPSRCSSGSYNYCTPPRRSEPIYGSHCPPRGRPSGCSQRCGPKCRIEISSPCCPRQVPPQRCPVQIPPIRGRSQSCPRQPSWGVSCPDLRSRTEPHPFPRSCRPQRLDRSPESSWQRCPVPVPRPYPRPQPCPSPEPRPRPRPQPCPSPEPRPRPRPQPCPSPEPRPCPRPQPCPSPEPRPCPPLRRFSEPCLYPEPCSVPQPVPPPSPRPVPRPRPVHCENPGPHPQPCPRSQPCLHPEPMPRPVPCSSPEPCGQPIRCPSPCSGPNSVSHRQELGCHESNPCRLDTEGPRCGSYNFSQRQESHGSCESGDVFSGSHGLSGCGDQGNTYGGVSCGAYGGAKGAYF, from the coding sequence ATGTGTGACCAGCAACCGATTCAGTGTTGTGTGCCGATACCCCAGTGCTGTGTCAAGGGTTCCTCCTTTGGTCCCTCACAGTTTCCTTATGCCAACAACCAAGTACTGGTAGAAGCTCCATGTGAGATGCAAATTCTGGAATGTGCTGCACCATGCCCAGTTCAAGTTTCTCAAACTCCGTGCCAGTCCAGTACCACTGAAGTGAAGGGCCAGGCTCCATGTAAGACCACCAAAGTTAAATGCCAGGCCCCGTGCCAGTCAAAGACCACCCAGGTTAAATGCCAGCCTAAGACCACGGAGATAAAGTGCCAGGCTCCCTGCCAGACTCAGGTTTCCTGTGTTCAATGCCAGGCTCCATGCCAACCTCAGGTTTCCTACGTGCAAGTCCCACAACCTCCTCAGACCTACTATGTTGAGTGTGCTCCAGTGTATTACACAGAAACTCGTTATGTGGAATATCCGGTTTCAACCTACGTACCCGCTCCAGCTCCTCAGCCTGCCTACACTTATGTAGAATGTCCCTCAGTGGGCCAGGGCCAGGGAAGTTTCTCCACTCAGTACCAGTATCAGGGCTCCTATGGTGGCTGCACTTCTCAATCACAGTCACGGGGTTCTTACAGCAGCTGTGGTCCACAGCATCAGTCTCAGGCTTCCTACAGTTACTGTGAGCCCCAACTTCAGTCCGGGCCCTCCTACACCAACTGTGGCCCTCAGCGCCAGTCACAGGCTTCCTATGGCAGCTGTACCTCTCAACTCCAGTCTAGAGCATCTTACAGCAACTGCTCCTCCCAGCGTCGGTCAGGGGGTTCCTTTAGCACCTGTGCACCTCAATGCCAGTCCCAGGGCACCTACGGAAGCTTCTCTTCACAGCGTCGGTCTCAGAGTAGCAGTCGATGCCTCCCTCCTCGTCGGCTCCAGCCTTCTTATCGCAGCTGCTCTCCACCAAGACATTCTGAGCCCTGTTATGGTAGCTACCTGCCATCCCGATGCTCTTCAGGCTCCTACAACTATTGCACTCCACCCCGCCGCTCAGAGCCCATCTATGGCAGCCACTGTCCTCCTCGGGGCCGCCCTTCAGGCTGTTCTCAAAGATGTGGACCCAAATGCAGGATAGAGATTTCCTCCCCTTGCTGCCCAAGGCAGGTTCCCCCACAGAGGTGTCCTGTCCAGATTCCTCCCATTAGAGGAAGATCCCAGAGCTGTCCTCGACAACCCTCTTGGGGTGTCTCCTGCCCTGACCTGAGGTCACGCACAGAACCGCACCCATTCCCCAGGTCTTGTAGGCCACAGCGTCTTGACCGGTCCCCAGAATCATCATGGCAGAGGTGCCCAGTTCCTGTACCACGTCCATATCCACGTCCACAGCCATGCCCAAGTCCGGAACCCCGCCCGCGTCCTCGTCCACAGCCATGCCCAAGTCCGGAACCCCGCCCGCGTCCTCGTCCACAGCCATGCCCCAGTCCAGAACCTCGTCCATGTCCTCGTCCACAACCATGCCCAAGTCCAGAACCTCGCCCATGTCCACCATTGCGGCGATTTTCAGAACCTTGCCTGTATCCAGAACCATGCTCAGTTCCTCAGCCAGTGCCGCCTCCATCACCACGCCCAGTGCCACGTCCGCGCCCCGTTCACTGTGAGAATCCAGGTCCCCATCCACAGCCCTGTCCACGTTCACAACCTTGTCTACATCCAGAGCCAATGCCACGCCCAGTGCCTTGTTCCAGCCCAGAGCCTTGTGGGCAACCCATTCGTTGTCCCAGTCCCTGCTCAGGTCCCAATTCAGTTTCTCACAGACAAGAACTAGGTTGTCACGAATCTAACCCATGTCGCCTGGATACTGAAGGCCCACGCTGTGGCTCATATAACTTCAGCCAAAGGCAAGAGAGTCATGGCAGCTGCGAATCTGGGGATGTCTTTTCAGGATCTCACGGTCTAAGTGGTTGTGGAGACCAAGGAAACACCTATGGTGGCGTGAGCTGTGGGGCTTATGGTGGCGCAAAGGGAGCCTACTTTTAA